The Candidatus Equadaptatus faecalis genome has a segment encoding these proteins:
- the infC gene encoding translation initiation factor IF-3: MKTLFLTAWCVSAPSRFLWRCNAIATNKIEEPRVNEEITVPEVLLIDAENSKRGVVKTAEALALAEEAGLDLVEVAPQGKPPVCRILNYGKYRFQQQKRDKDARKKQKTQAVKEIKMRPKIDQHDYDFKVKALKNFLQSGHRVKASVFFRGREMAFLDRGRDVLNRVVEEVKDCGKVETPPRMEGSYMRLMLAPLSASEMPKKPKPEKRRETEQETETENTEN; the protein is encoded by the coding sequence ATGAAAACACTGTTTTTAACGGCTTGGTGCGTATCTGCGCCAAGCCGATTTTTATGGAGGTGTAATGCCATAGCAACCAACAAAATTGAAGAACCGCGCGTGAACGAAGAAATCACCGTACCTGAAGTTCTGCTTATAGACGCGGAAAATTCCAAACGCGGGGTGGTTAAGACAGCTGAAGCGCTCGCGCTTGCCGAAGAAGCAGGTCTTGATCTTGTTGAAGTGGCGCCTCAGGGCAAACCGCCCGTGTGCCGCATACTGAATTACGGAAAATACCGTTTCCAGCAGCAGAAGAGAGACAAAGACGCCCGCAAAAAACAGAAGACGCAGGCTGTTAAAGAAATTAAAATGCGTCCGAAAATCGACCAGCACGACTACGATTTCAAGGTAAAAGCCCTGAAAAATTTCCTGCAGTCGGGACACCGCGTTAAAGCGTCGGTATTCTTCAGGGGAAGGGAAATGGCATTCCTTGACAGAGGCAGAGACGTCCTCAACAGAGTTGTTGAAGAAGTCAAAGACTGCGGCAAGGTTGAAACGCCGCCGCGCATGGAAGGTTCGTACATGAGACTCATGCTTGCGCCGCTTTCCGCCTCGGAAATGCCCAAGAAACCGAAGCCTGAAAAACGCAGGGAAACGGAACAGGAAACAGAAACCGAAAATACAGAAAATTAA